A genomic stretch from Lathyrus oleraceus cultivar Zhongwan6 chromosome 2, CAAS_Psat_ZW6_1.0, whole genome shotgun sequence includes:
- the LOC127122314 gene encoding uncharacterized protein LOC127122314: protein MALTEYEIQRVTQKAIKGSVLSDYLAQQPLEDYQSMRFEFPDEDIMLIRDCNIPNLEEGPEPGSRWTLVFDGASNANGNGVREVITSPTNFHLPFTARLCFECTNNMDEYEACIFGIEAAIDLRIKILEVYGYSALVISQVKGDWDTRDHKLISYKEHVLKLVPYFHEITFHHIPREENQLADALATLASIFKVKWKNEAPSFHVNYLDEPAYCLAAKDKADDHPWFYDIMKFLENQEYHVDASITNKKCVNKKEANQVIMEIHEGSFGTHVSGNTMVKKILRAGYYWMTMEVDCHCHVQTCNKC, encoded by the exons ATGGCTTTAACCGAGTATGAAATCCAACGTGTcactcaaaaggccatcaaagggagtgtattgtctgattatcttgCACAACAGCCCTTGGAGGACTATCAGTCTATGCgttttgaattccccgatgaagacatcatgttgATTAGGGATTGCAACATCCCCAATCTCGAGGAAGGACCCGAACCTGGATCCCGATGGACCTTGGTgtttgatggagcttctaatgcCAACGGCAATGGTGTTAGGGAAGTAATCACTTCTCCAACTAATTTCCACCTCCCCTTCACCGCCAGGTTAtgttttgaatgtacaaacaatatggacgaatacgaggcttgtatctttgGTATTGAAGCTGCTATCGATCTTAGGATCAAGATCCTAGAAGTCTATGGATattcagccttggtaatcagccAAGTTAAAGGAGATTGGGATACTAGAGATCATAAGCTCATTTCTTACAAAGAGCATGTCTTGAAACTAGTCCCTTACTTCCATGAGATTACATTCCACCACAtccctcgagaagagaatcagctAGCTGACGCCTTGGCAACTTTGGCGTCCATATTTAAAGTTAAGTGGAAGAACGAAGCGCCATCCTTTCACGTCAACTACTTGGACGAACCTGCTTACTGTCTGGCAGCAAAAGACAAAGCTGACGATCATCCTTGGTTCTACGACATCATGAAATTCTTAGAGAACCAAGAGTACCATGTGGACGCATCCATCACCAACAAAAA ATGTGTGAACAAGAAAGAAGCAAACCAGGTTATAATGGAAATTCACGAAGGATCCTTTGGGACGCATGTCAGTGGGAACACTATGGTAAAGAAAATATTAAGGGCCGGCTActattggatgactatggaggtTGACTGTCATTGCCACGTCCAAACCTGTAACAAGTGTTAG